The following coding sequences are from one Panicum hallii strain FIL2 chromosome 5, PHallii_v3.1, whole genome shotgun sequence window:
- the LOC112894426 gene encoding uncharacterized protein LOC112894426, producing MCESVCLLAASNRDGHHHEGKKTTEMNTDTGDHSHFQEGDGADEHELLQDDGPDEHERLQDDTPPAEELAPFAGGSRAAKVAEFARQKLAEVNMPRAVIAGLGLVGGAVGVYFLWPAAAVVAAVGATMKAPGGAGLLISRVAFQANPQLYYQILRTAGAAAAAAAFAL from the coding sequence ATGTGCGAGTCCGTTTGCCTGCTAGCAGCTAGCAACCGAGACGGCCACCACCATGAGGGAAAAAAAACAACCGAGATGAACACGGACACGGGTGACCACAGTCACTTCCAGGAGGGCGACGGCGCCGATGAACATGAACTGCTTCAGGACGACGGCCCCGATGAACATGAACGGCTCCAGGACGACACACCGCCGGCGGAGGAACTTGCTCCCTTCGCCGGCGGCTCGCGTGCCGCGAAGGTGGCCGAGTTCGCCCGTCAGAAGCTAGCCGAGGTGAACATGCCCCGCGCAGTCATCGCGGGGCTCGGCCTCGTCGGGGGCGCCGTCGGCGTCTACTTCCTGTGGCCCGCGGCCGCCGTGGTGGCCGCCGTCGGCGCCACGATGAaggcgccgggcggcgcgggcctccTCATCTCCCGCGTGGCGTTCCAGGCCAATCCGCAGCTCTACTACCAGATCCTCcgcaccgccggcgccgccgcggccgctgcaGCTTTCGCCCTGTAG